Proteins encoded within one genomic window of Candidatus Rokuibacteriota bacterium:
- a CDS encoding elongation factor Tu, which yields ELITPIALEKELRFAVREGGRTVGAGVVTEILE from the coding sequence GAGCTGATCACGCCGATTGCGCTGGAGAAGGAGCTCCGGTTTGCGGTCCGGGAGGGGGGGCGGACGGTGGGCGCCGGCGTCGTGACGGAGATCCTGGAGTAG
- the rpsJ gene encoding 30S ribosomal protein S10, producing the protein MVTLVQDQKIRIRLKAYDHQLLDRSVKEIVETVRRTGARVSGPVLLPTLINRWTVLRSPHVDKTSREQFEMRTHKRLLDILDPTPQTVDALMKLDLPSGVDVEIKL; encoded by the coding sequence ATGGTCACGCTGGTTCAGGACCAGAAGATCAGAATCCGCCTCAAGGCCTACGACCATCAGCTCCTCGATCGGTCGGTGAAGGAGATCGTCGAGACGGTGAGGCGGACCGGCGCCCGTGTGTCTGGGCCCGTTCTGCTCCCCACCCTCATCAACCGGTGGACGGTGCTCCGCTCGCCTCACGTGGACAAAACGTCCCGGGAGCAGTTCGAGATGCGGACGCACAAGCGGCTCCTCGACATCCTGGATCCCACCCCCCAGACCGTGGACGCGTTGATGAAGCTCGATCTTCCCTCAGGCGTCGACGTCGAAATCAAGCTGTGA